The sequence below is a genomic window from Streptomyces sp. B21-105.
TACCCGGAGACCCCGGCCGTGAAGATCGTCAACAAGAACAGCAACCTGGAGCTCGGCATCTCCGGCTCCTCGATCAGCCCCGGTGGCGCCGCCCAGCAGCAGACGGCCGACAGCTCGGCCAACCACCACTGGACGGTCGTCCCCGCCGAGAACGGCTACTACAAGATCTTCAACACCAACAGCGGTCAGGTCCTCGGCATCAAGGACGCCTCCAAGACGGCCGGCGCCATAGCCCTGCAGTGGGGTGACACCCTCACCGCCGACCACCTGTGGTCGCTGGTGGACGCGGGCAACGGCTACTGCAAGATCGTCAACAAGAACAGCGGCATGGTCCTGGGCGTCCAGGGCATGTCCACCGCGTCCGGCGCCACGGTCCTGCAGTGGGACGACAGCGGCACCGCCGACCATCTGTGGCGCCTCGTCACGGACGACGGATCCACCCCGTTCGCCACCTCCTGACGGGCTCTCCCCCGCCGCGGCGGCGTCCCCGACGCCGCCGCGGCGGACCAGGAACAGTGCGGGAGCCTCGGCGACGCTCCCTGCGGCGGTCCCGGCGTCCGGGTCCCGTCCGGCCCACGCGGGGTGCGCGGGGGGAGTACGGTTGCGGCACTGAGCGCATCTCGCACGCCGTCACCCGTTTCGGCGTCGCCCTCGGAGAACGGCACAGGCCGGCGCCCATCGGGATCCGGCCGGAAGAGAGCCGCACCATGCCTTTTGGCTCGTACAGCCACGCCCCGTCGCGCGTCAGGTCCCGCGCGGCGCGATAGCGGAATTCCCCGGATGCCGGGATGCCTCCGAGGCATCCCGGCATCCGGCGTACGCCCCCAACCGATCAAGAGGATGCGGACGCATGTATTCACAGGACTCGATCTCCGGCCACCGCCGCGGCCGCCCCGAACCGACCCCGGAGATGCTCTCCGGGCTGGTTTGCCTCATCTGCACGACCGACTACCGCGACGCACCCGACACGGAGGCGGTGGTGGTTTCCCACCGCGACGGCAGGCAGCTTCTCGCCTGTCGCGGAACGTGCGCCCGCATGGCGTGCGGTGCGGTCGGCGGTCTGGACGAGACGCCGCTGCCGCTGGCCGAGCGCGTCCGCGGGCACCGGTCCGGCGGATCCTGACCCGTACCCCGGGCAGCCACGGCAAGCGCGGCACGAACGACGCCGGCGACGCGAACCATATGAACCACATGCAGAACATGACGAGGAAACGAATGAGCCTGTTGAGTCTCGGAGTACTCGCCTCCTCCCACAAGGAGAACGAGTTTCGCCTGCCGCTGCACCCCGCCCACCTGCACCGGATCGCCTCGGACGTACGCGAAAGGATCTTCCTCGAACAGGGCTACGGCGAGCGGTTCGGCGTCGCCGACGACGCGCTGCGACCGCTCGTGGCGGGACTACGCTCCCGCGAGCGGCTCCTCGACGAGTGCGACGTGCTGCTGCTGCCCAAGCCCCTGCCCGACGACGTCGCCGCGCTGAGCCGGGGCCAGGTGCTGTGGGGATGGCCGCACTGTGTACAGGACGCGAGGATGACGCAGCTCGCCATCGACCGTCAGGTGACGCTCATCGCCTGGGAGGCCATGAACCACTGGACGTCCACGGGCGCCTTCAGCGTCCATGTGTTCCACAAGAACAACGAGCTCGCGGGCTACTGCTCGGTGCTGCACGCCCTGCAACTCGGCGGGCTGACCGGCAGCTACGGGCGGCGTCTGCGCGCCGTGGTCATCAGTTTCGGCGCCACGGCGCGCGGAGCGGTCACGGGCCTCGGCGCCATGGGAGTCTCCGACGTCACGGTGCTCACCCAGCGCGCCGCGGCGGCGGTGGCCTCACCGATGCCGTCGGTCGTGATGAACCACTTCCAGGAGCAGGAGGACGATCCCTCGCGCCTCCAGGCACTCACCCCGGCCGGACCCGTGCCGCTCGCGGAGTATCTGGCCGGTTTCGACATCGTCGTCAACTGCGTCCGGCAGGACACCGACGCGCCGCTGACCTTCGTCACCGACGAGGAACTCGCCCTGTTCCGGCCGGGCTCCTTCTTCGTCGACGTCTCCTGCGACGAGGGCATGGGATTCTCCTGGGCCCGTCCGACCACCTTCAGCGAGCCGATGCCCACGGTGGGGCCGGGCTGCCACTACTACGGGGTGGATCACAGCCCGTCCCACCTGTGGAACTCGGCCACGTGGGAGATCAGCGAGGCTCTCCTCCCCTACCTGCGCAAGGTCATGAGCGGCCCCGCGGCCTGGGAGGCCGACCCCACGGTCGGCAAGGCCGTCGAGATCCGCGACGGCGTCGTCCTGAACCCCAAGATCCTCTCTTTCCAGCACCGCTCGGCCTCCTACCCCCACACCCCCGAGATCCCACCCCCGGCCGCCGCCCCGGTGCCGCGCTCCGCCACCCGGCCGGCGGCCTGACGCAGCGGGGACGCGGCTGCGCCGTAGCCGGAAACGGGCCGTACGGGGGGAATCCGGTCCGCACGACGGGAATGGCGGTAGCCTACAATTAACTATCCATGGAAGATGATTCTTCGGAAGACGAGTGATGGCTGACGCTGACCTGAAGTCGCTGTACCGGGAGCTGGTCTCGCTGGAGATCGAGCTGTGGGACGGCATCGAGGGGCGGTTGAAGGCCGAGTACGACCTGCCGCTGACCTCGTTCGAGGTGCTGCACCTGCTGCTGCGGCAGCCCGGGCGGCGGATCCAGGACATCGCGGAGAAGTTCTCGATCACAGTGGGCGGCACGAGCAAGGTCGTCGACCGCCTGGAGACGGCCGGCCTGTGCGAGCGGCGGGCCAACCCGAACGACCGCCGCTCCTCGATCGTCGAGCTGACACCCAAGGGGCGCAAGCTGGTGGACGGGGCGCTGAAGGTCTTCGAGGAGGAGCTGGAACTGCGCATCGGGTCGGTGATCCCCGAGCAGTCCGTACGCGAGGTGACCGCGGTCCTCAGCACGCTACGGGCAGCCGGACGCGCCCTGGACGCGGAGCGGAGGGCCGCCGCGCAGACGCCCCTACCGGCTGCGCGGGCGCCGAAGCAGCCCGGCCGCCCCGCATCGTGAGCCGGCGCCGCCCGGACCCGCTGCTTGGTCCACACAGGTGCCGCGTGGACAGGCCGACGGCAGACAGGTGGACAAGCACTTGACGCTCCCCTCCCTGAAGGGAGGAGATTCTTACGGCTCGCGCCGTGAGACTTCCTGTTTCATCGCCGACTGCCCGCCCGGAGTACTCCGTTGAGGTCTTACACCGGCTCCACAGGCCGACACCGCCCGTCCGGCGGCCAGCAGGTTCTTCGCCGCGTTCACGTCCCGGTCGTGGGTCGTGCCACAGCTGTCGCACGTCCACATGCGGACGTGCAGCGGCATCTTCTCCTGGAGGGCGCCGCAAGCGGAGCACAGCCTGGACGAGGGGAAGAAGCGGTCCACCGCGATCACTTCCCGCCCGTGCCAGGCGGCCTTGTACTCCAGCATGCTCCGGAACTGCGACCACGCCGCGTCGCTGACGGCGCGGGCCAGGGTCCGGTTCTTGACCATGTTGCGCACGGTCAGGTCCTCGATCACGATCGTTTGGTTCTCACGAACGAGTCGAGTGGTCAGCTTGTGCAGCCCGTCACGGCGACGGTCGGCGATACGGGCATGGATCCTGGCGACCTTGCGCGCCGCCTCGGCGCGATTCGCCGACCCCTTGGCCTTCTTCGCCAGACGACGCTGGGCCAGGGCGAGGCGGGAACGGTCCTTGCGCTCGTGCCTGGGGTTGGCGACCTTCTCGCCGGTGGAGAGCGTCAGGAGGTGATCGAGGCCGACGTCCACGCCGACGGCGGCATCGCTCACGGGCAGCGGCTTGAGCGTCGGGTCGTCGCACAGCATCGAGACGTGCCAGCGCCCGGCTGCGTCCTGGGAGACGGTCACCGTGGACGGCTCGGCGCCCTGCGGGAGCGGCCGGGACCACACGACGTCGAGCGGCTCACGCATCTTGGCGAGCGTCAGTTCGCCGTCGCGGAAGCGGAAACCGCTGGTGGTGTACTCGGCGGACTTGCGGGACTTCTTCTTCGACTTGAAGCGCGGGTACTTCGCCCGCTTGCCGAAGAAGTGGGTGAACGCGGCTTGCAGATGGCGCAGGCATTGCTGGAGCGGCACGGAAGAGACCTCGTTGAGGAACGCCAGTTCCTCGGTCTTCTTCCACGCCGTCAGCATGGCCGACGTCTGGTTGTAGTTCACCCGCTCCTGCCGCGTCCATGCCTGTGTGCGGGCGGCGAGGGCCATGTTGTAGACCTTGCGGACACAGCCGAACGTGCGCGACAGCTCTGCCGCCTGCTCGTCCGTGGGATAGAAGCGGTACTTGAACGCCCGCTTCACCTGCGTCGTGGTCACTCTCACAAACTAGCGTTACGTCAGGTGAAGCTCAAACCCGCTGGTCAGAGCGCGGTCTTTCGCCCAGGAGGCGAAACCCCGCATCTTGCCCTGCTCCGCAGGAGTCCGTTTCCTCTCCGCCCTGAAGGACGGAGTATCCACGGAGGTTCCCGATGAAGCTCGCTCCAGACGGCACTGACGATCTTGGTCGTGAATCCGTCATGCCGACGAGCACTGCGAGATCCTCGGTCCGGCGAGTGCCACTCGAGCGGGAACGCGCAGGCGCCCGGGGTGAGAAATCCTCATGTCCGTTCTCGCAGGCCGACACACGTGTGCTTCCGGCGGCCGATCTCCCGACGCCGAGACGGACAAACCCGGCGAGTAACCCCTGGGGGACTCGCTCCAGCGGAGCGTGTGCCATCCGGGAGTCTCAGATTCCGGGTGTGATGCCGGTTGTCAGAGGCGGAGTTCGGGCGGCGATGCGGTCGTGTTCTTGATCGGCCAGTGCGGACAGGGCCGTTGCCCCGCAGCCAGTGAACAATGCTCTCGCTCGTTCCAGCTGCGCGAGTCCTTCGGGCCGGCGGTCGAGGCCGGACAGTGCGATGCCCGCCGTCAGCCGGGCTGTGGCTTCATAGAGTGGCATTCGAGCTGCGCAGAACGCGGCAGCGGCCTCGCACGCAGCCTCTGCCGCAGCCGCGTCTTCCCTTGCGAGGTGTACCTCGGCGCGGGCCAGCAGAGCGAAGCCGAGCTGTCCGGGCGGTCTGTCGGGGCTCACAGCGGATGCTGCGCGGCCGGCCCACATCTCGGCAGCCACCACGTCGCCCCGGGCCAGTTCCGCACCAGTCAACAGCCGCAACCACACTGTGCGCACGGGTGCTTCGAACGCTGACATCTCAGGGCCACCACCCGCTTCGATCACCCTGCGGACGCAGCCCGCCGGATCACCGGTGAACAGCAACGCATTGCCGAGCATTCCGAGGATCGCCGACCGGTACTGGGTCGGTTCGGGGCCGGCCTGCGAAAGCGACTCCTCGCAAATCTTGAGTGCTCCGGCGAAGTCTCCCCGCCACATCGAGACCGCCGCGTTCACCGCCTCGGCCAGCGAGCGTGGCTCGTTGCTGCCGACGAGCGATGCCGCCTCCAGTGCGTCGTCGGCGTACTTTGCTGCCTCGTCCAGACGCCCGCGCCACATCAGTACGTATGCGGAGGCAGCGAAGAGATCGGCGAGCATGAGGCTTTGGCCGGTACGACGGGAAAGGTCCAGGCCCTGACCGAGGTGCCGGAGCGCGGCGTCGTAGTGTCCCAGGAACATTTCCGTCCAGCCGATCGTGACAAGGGTGTCGATCTGGTCGACCAGTTGCTGGTCATCGGCTTCGTCGACTACTTCCAGTACCAGGTCCAGGTAGTCGGTCGATCGGACGGAGTCCCCGGCCAAGGTATGCGCCAGTGCCAGCAGACTCCGGACAGCGGTGATCCGCCAAAGGTCGCCGATGCTTTCTGCCGAGTGCAGCGCGCGTTCGCCCCAACCGATGGCCGTGGGGAAGTCGGCTGTGCGAAGCGCCACCGTCGCGACCCCCATCTGCAGAGCGGCGGTCTCGGATTCCGGCCGGTCGTCGTGGTCCGCCAGTTCCCGAAGCAGCAGCGACGTCGCCTTCTTGTAACGGCCGAGCTTCCACTCCACCGTGGCTCGGGAGACGGTCAGCCGAGCCCGCTGAGCCCGTGCCTGCGCAGACGGGAGAGTAGCGGTCGTGCGCAGGACGTCGCGGCTTTCCAGCAGTCGTCCGGCCATGCCCAGCGCATCGGCCTGTTGGAGCCACAGTTCGGGCCGCAGCCGACTCTGCTCACCGAGCAACCGCAAGGCTTCCTGCGTCCAGTGCGCGGCAGCGGCCGATGCGATCGTCATCACCTGACGGGCGGCCCGTACCAGTACGTCAACGGCATGTTCGTCTCCCACCCGCGCCGAACGCTGAACGTGCGACGCCTGGGCGGTCAGCGGTGCGCCGTGCAGCGCCAGGCCATGCGCGGCCCGGGTATGCGCCTCGATCCGCCAGCCGGCGCCCGCCCCCTGGTACACCGCTGCCCGCACCAGCGGATGGCGGAACCGGAATCGGCGCGTGGAGCCGATCTGGCGTACGAGGTCCCGTTCCGCGACCTCGTCCAGGGCGGCAAGGGCCTGTGCCTCACCGGTCCGGGCCACGACTGCAACCATCTCGGCTTCGAAGGAGTCACCGAGCACCGCGGCCGCCTGCGTACAGGCCCTCGCAGTGGCCGACAGACCTCCCAGCTCCTCCAGCAGTGCGGCACGCACCGGTTGCGGCAGATCGTCGGCGACAGGCACCGCGTCGGCCGGGACCACCGACGGGCTTTCGTTCCCGGCGCTTCGGGCCAGCGCCTCCAGGTAGAACGGGTTGCCGCCGCTGGCCTCGTACAGCCGTCGGAAGCGCCAGTGATCCGGCCTGGCCCCGCACAGTTCCGCTCCCTCGGCCGGTGACAGCGGCCCCAGCTCGACCCTGGCCACACTTCCCTCCGTTCCGGCCCGGGCCAGTGCCGCGGCCAGTCGCGTCGGAGCCTGACGGGGACGGTAGGCGAGGGCGAGGAACAGCGGTGTCCTCGGCGGGTGCCGTACCAGATGGTCGATCAGCTCGGCTGTACCGTCATCCGCCCACTGCAGGTCGTCCAGGCTGAGCACGAGCCCGCCGTCGGCACTCAGCGCCTCCAGCAACGTCCGCACCGCCCGGTGGAACCAGTACCGTTCGACCGTCACCGGCTCCAGCCCGGCCGCGAACCGGTCACGGAGTGCGGGGAAGACCGTACTCAGCAGCGCGAACGCGCCAGGCAGTGATCCATCGTGCCGGAGCCGAAGGAAGTCCACACGGCCGAGGTGGTCGTCCAAGGCGTCCACGAACGCACCGTACGGAGCCCGGTCGAACTCCACGCTGCGGCCGGCCAGGGTCACGAAACCGCGTGATCTCGCCCGCTCGCCCAGTTCGCCGAGCAGCCGTGTCTTTCCGATGCCCGGCTCCCCGACCACCTCGACCACCGCTGGCGCACCGGCCAGGGCATCCTCTATCGCACGGTCGAGAACCGCCAACTCCGCAGCCCGCCCGACGAGGTGGCTCCCCGTCCTGGGGGGCCGCGGTGTCGGCGGGCCGGGCAGGTCGGCGCCGTCCCGTGGGGTTCCCACCGGCGGGGGCGTGGGTGACGGGCCCGGCCCGAGAGCGGGTGCGGATCCCGGAGCGCGTCCGGCGGCGGGGCCGGCGGCTGAGACGTTCAGTGCGGGGTCGGTGGTGAGGATCTGCTGGTGCAGTTGCCGCAGCGGGAGGCCGGGGTCACAGCCGAGTTCTTCGGCCAGCAGCAGCCGGATCTGCTGGTAGCGGTTGAGGGCATCGGCCGGGCGACCGCAGCGGTACAGGGTGAGGATGAACTGGCCTGCCAGTCGTTCGTCCAGTGGGTGCGTCTCGACCCGCGACGACAACTCGGACAACAGTCCGCTGTGGTGACCGCAGCGGAGCCGGACGTCGGTGTGGTCCAGTTCGACCGAGACCCGTTCTTGGCCGACCGCGTCGCGGACGGCGTTGATCCAAGGGGTGTCCAGACCCGCGAAGGCATCTCCCCGCCAGAGGCCGAGTGCCTGCCCGAACAGGGTTGCAGCCTGCTCGTCCTGCTCGTTCCGCGCGGCCTCGCGGGCCCGTGCGGCAACGTCACGGAAACGGTGCAGATCCACTGCCGCTGCCTCGACGTCGAGGACATACCCACCGGAACGGCGGACGATATCCGCCCCCTGGGCGACGGCCATTGCCTGCCGCAGACGGGAGACATAGCCGTAGACCGTGTTCCGGGCCCGCTGCGGAGGACAGTCGGCCCAGACGCGCTCGACGAGCTGGTCCACCGAAACCACCTGGTTGGCGTCCACCAGCAGCACTGCGAGCACACACCGCTGACGGGCATGGCCCAGATCGACGATCCGGCCGTCCACCCGCGCCTCGACGCTGCCGAGCACACCGAACTCAACTGTCACAGCACGCCCCCGAGTCTCTGATCTCACTCTGGCATAACACCTTCGACCAGCCAATTCAACGTTCTCTCAAGGTTCGCCGACGGTCGGCCGAGCATCTTGGTCCAGGACAGGAAACAGCGCCACGAAGAACCCGGAGGCCCTGCTCGGCAAGCGTTCAGCCGCACAGCGACATGCCGCGCCCGACGAGCGGGCAGTCAGCGAGCCGGGGGCGCGGAGTGGCGCCTCCGCACTAATCACCCCGGATACGCACGCAACTGGCGGCAGAACGCAGGCCGTCGCACTGAACGCACTCCCGGGGTGCGAGCAGCACAGCCCTTGGGGCTCTGTTCCGTCGTCCACCCAGTGGATCCGTTCCCAGTCACACCATCGACATCCAGGAGGACCGCCATGGTCAATGGCATCACGCTCAAGAGCGTTCAGAAGAAGCTCGCGGTCGCGGCCGCCGCCGCAGGCCTGGTCATGGCCTTCTCCGGCCAGGCTCAGGCCGCGAGCTATCAGCAGAGCACGTCCAACGGCTGCGCCTCCGTCAACGGCTCCTACGACTACTGGCAGGTCACGACGGGCTACGACACCAACTGGAACTTCACGATCTGGGACAACTGCGCAGACGGCAAGGGCGCGGGGCTCTACACCACCTACCAGAAGTGGGAGAACGGAGGGTGGAACTACCACAGCTACACCAAGCTCGGTTCGGACAGCAACGGTGCCAACAGCACCCCCGGCTACGCGAACGGCAACGGACACAACGTCCGCGACGTGAAGCTGTACGTCTGCTTCGTCGGTGACGCCAATTCCTGCGTGTCGCTGTTCTAGCGTTCCCGGGAGTCGGTCCGGGTGGGCCCCCGGCATTCGCCGGCGACAGCCCGCGGGGGCAGGGAGGGCGCGGCTGAAGTGCGCAGAGGCGCCGAGCCCCTGGTGTACGGAGATGGCGTGAACGCCACGGCACCGGAGGAGGGGGCCTGTGTGCCAGCGGGCAGCAGCTCAATCTCTGCCACCGGATCCGGGCAGCACACCCGCCCCCTCGTGGCGCCCGTTCTCCTCCTCATGGAGAACGGGCGCACCGGGCTGCTCGGCCGCCTCTTCCCGTCACAGTCCGCGGAGACCGAGGTCACCACTCCCGCAGACCTACACGGTGAGGGGGTTCGGATGGCCGATCGCAAGGGCCGCTGCTGGTCATCTGTGCCACCGGTCGGCAAGGTGGCGCGACCGCACAGCGCCTGCTCAAGTGTGGCCGGCCGGTCAGGACCCTGGCGCTGGCGTGAATCCGGTTCACTGCTCCGTCAGGGCGATGCGTGCGGCAGGCGCCGGCCCCGTCGTCGGCGACCCGGCCGATCCGACGTCACTCCCCGATGCCGCTGATCGCGGTACGCGACATCGGCGCGTTCGCCGCCGCGATCGCGGTCGAACTGGCCCGAGCACTTCCCCGGCCGGACCCTCGAGACCGCCGGGGGCCTCACGCCTCGGCCATCGCCGGGTCAGGAGCCGTCGGCCTGGTGCCTGCGGACGCGCTCGGCCAGCGGGGGGCGTCGCTTCAGGTGAGTGCTCGGAGGAGTCCTTCTCATGCGTCCGGGGCGGTATCGACGATGTCATCGCCGAAGGCGGCAGCGAGCGCCTTCGCGATCAGGTCGGGCAGCTCGGTCCGTCCGTCGCCTTCGGCCCAGCGCACCAATGCCGTGTGCATGGCGGCTAGGCAGGCACTGGCCGCCGCGTGTGCGAGGAACGCCGTGTCGGGATCGGTGGCATCGCCCCCGAGGGCGTCGACGATCGCATGCTGAAGGGCGTAGTGGTTATCCAGGTGCTTGGCCCGCAAGGCCGGCGTCGAGATCATGAGCCGCAGGCGGGCGAGCAGGAACTGCTCGCCCGCCGTCAGATCGTCTCCGTGGCCGCCGCTGGTCAACGACGTGGCCGAATCGTGCACGCTCGGCGGCAGGTGGAGCCCGTGCCGCGCCTGATACCGGGACCCGGGCCGAGATCATCTCCGACACCGGCCACGGACCACAGATCGACCACGCCGAGGAGATCAACCGCCGGATGCTGGTCTTCATGGCCTCGATCGACTGACGGGTGCCGTGTGACTCTAGCTCCCATGAGTGACTGGAGCCCGGCAGCCGAGGAGCTGCAGACCGCCCGGCTGTCGCTGCGGCGTCCGACCCAAGGTGATGTTGAAGCGATCTTTGGGATCCATCGCGATCCCCGGACCTGCGCGCACAATCCTTCCGACGCGCTCGCGCGGTTGGAGGACGCGCAGGAGCTCTATCGACGCTGGGACAATCAATGGCGGCAGTACGGATACGGGTACTGGGTCATCCTGTGTCACGACTCAGACCAACAACTGGGGTTCTGCGGCATCAAGCCCATGGAACTTCACGACATGGAGGTCCTCAACCTCTTCTACCGCTTCGCCACCTCGGCCTGGGGTCAGGGTTTCGCCGGCGAAGCCGCCACCAAGGTCACAGCTTGGGCCTCCCTCCACGTGCCCGCCCGTCCACTGATCGCCAGGATTCGACCAGCCAACATCGCTTCCCAGCGTGTGGCGATCCGTGCCGGTCTGACTCGGGCGGAACACCTCGACGTCATCGGATCTGACGGCCTCGACTGGATATACACGGCGAGGCCGCTTGCCTCCTCCACAGGAGAAGTCATCAGCGATCAGGGGCCCTTCGTAGGCTGAGGAGATGACTTGCCCCCGAGAGTTCGCGCCCCCGGTGGGAAAAGGGATGCCGTCCATGTCGCTCATCAAGCAGGGCCAGCCGCGGCTTGAAGCTTCCCCTTGATCGTGGACACCTGGAGACCGGGACGTGAGAGCCCAGAGGAAGCAGTGCCAGGTGGGAAGCAAGTACACGAATCGCTACTCGGACGAGTACAAGCGGGACGCGATCGAGCTCGTGCGGTCGTCGGGCCGGACGGTGACCGAGGTCGCCCGGGAGATCGGGGTCGGTTCGGAGTCGTTGCGGGGCTGGGTGAAGAAGGCCAGCGCTGCCCAGGACACCGGATCGGTCCCCGCCGCCACAAGTCGGCCTTCATCTCGTCCGACATCCCCGGCCGACCCAGTCTCGCCACGTAAACCGTTCTCAACCAGCACTGTTGCTCCGACCGGTTGAATCTAAAACCGCCTTCTTCGCGTAGGAGAGCGACCGGTGAGCGAGACATGCCGGTTTATCCACGCGGAGAAGGCGAACTGCACGGTCGTGCTGCTGTGCAAGGTGATGAAGACGGCCCGCTCTACGTACTACGCGTGGGTGGCCGGCGCCGAAGCCCGCGAGGCGAGGCGGGGGGGCGGATGAGGCCCTGGCGCACGCGATCACGGTGTTCCACATCGCATCCCGGCGCAACTACGGCGTCCCGCGCGTTACCGCCGAACTGCGCCGGCGAGGCCGACCGGTCAACCGCGAGCGGGTGGCACGGGTCATGCGGGAACACGGCATCGCCGGGAACAGCCGGCGCACCGGCCGCCGCAGCCTGACCAAGGCCGCCCCGTCGCCGGACCTGATCGGCGGGACTTCACCGCCACCCGCCCCGGAACGAAGATCGTCGGTGACATCACCTACATCCCCACGGCCGAGGGCCGGCTCTACCTCGCCTCGTGGCTGGACCTGGCCACGCGCGAGGTCATCGGGTACTCGATGGCCGACCGCCATCGCGCTGAACTCGTCGTCGACGCCCTCGACACGGCTGCCGCAAGTCCACAGATCTCAGAAACAGACCACCCAGGGGTGCGCGAGCCCATCAATATACAATCGATCATGTATATTGATATACGCCGCAGTGTGCATGAGGAGGCCATCTTGAGCCGCACCGTGATCGACCTCGACGACGAGGCACTGGAAGAAGCCGCCAAGGAACTCGGCACCACCACCAAGCGCGACACCATCAACACCGCCCTGCGCGAGGTCACCGCCCGCTACCGGCGTCTGCGCGCGCTCGAAGACGCCCGGCAACTGGTGACCGACGGAGCCCTGGACATCGACGTTCTCCTGGACAAGAACCAGTACCGGCCGTGACCGTCGCCGACTACCTCATCGACACCTCCGCCCTCGCCCGCGTCCTGCTCCGCCAGACCACAACCGAGTGGGACGACAGGATCGGCGCCGGCCTCGTCGCGATCTGCGACATCACGGAACTCGAGGTCCTCTACTCCGCCCGCGCAGCCGCGGACCGCGCACGACTGAAGGCTGCACTCGACGCCCACTACGTGTGGTGCCCCATGCCTGACGCCATCTACCGCCGCTCCCGCACCGTCCAGGAACAACTGACCACCAAAGGGGAACACCGCAGCGCGGGCCCCGTCGATCTCCTGGTGGCCGCCGCCGCGGAAGAAGCAGGCCTCACCCTGCTCCACTTCGACCGCGACTTCGAAACCATTGCTCGCACGACGGGGCAGCCGGTCCGCGTGATCGACCTCAGGCAGTAGAGTCCGCGCGGTCGCACGGACGGGCGTCAAGCCTCTCGCCGACCACCCACCCGAAGGCGGTATCGCGGCGACGCCCCCACTGCCGGACGGCCCTCGTTCCGCACCTCGCGCCCGCCCCACGGACTGAGCCGCCCCGCCGACACCCGGTCCGGGGGCACGGCACGCGCGGGTGAACTGCCGTACCCACCCGCCGTATTTCGTCGATCACTTGTCGGTGGTCGCGCCACCGAGCGCAACGCCGGGGTCGCACGTCAGGAGTACCGGCAGGCCACGGTCCCGGCTCAGCTGTCGACCGCTGTTGGTTACTGGTAGGCCGGTCGCGCTCGCCGCTATTCGTCATCACCTGATGACCACCGGGTGACCGCCCTTCACCCTCTACTTCGGCGACTTCAAGGGCGGCCCGACACCCGGCCGGCTCAGCCTGCACCCCGGGGCGTAGCGCCTCGTGTCCATGGTCGCACCGACCCTCCAAGGCATGATCGGTACGGTGGCACCGGGACGACCAGAGGGGCGACGCGACCGTGGGCGAGCAGACGGAGATCACGACGGCGAAACAGGCCGCGGACCACGAGCTGATCCTGGCCTTCGGCCGACTGCAGGGCGCGGCCAACCGGCTGGA
It includes:
- a CDS encoding acyl-CoA-like ligand-binding transcription factor — its product is MHDSATSLTSGGHGDDLTAGEQFLLARLRLMISTPALRAKHLDNHYALQHAIVDALGGDATDPDTAFLAHAAASACLAAMHTALVRWAEGDGRTELPDLIAKALAAAFGDDIVDTAPDA
- a CDS encoding GNAT family N-acetyltransferase; its protein translation is MSDWSPAAEELQTARLSLRRPTQGDVEAIFGIHRDPRTCAHNPSDALARLEDAQELYRRWDNQWRQYGYGYWVILCHDSDQQLGFCGIKPMELHDMEVLNLFYRFATSAWGQGFAGEAATKVTAWASLHVPARPLIARIRPANIASQRVAIRAGLTRAEHLDVIGSDGLDWIYTARPLASSTGEVISDQGPFVG
- a CDS encoding transposase; its protein translation is MRSSGRTVTEVAREIGVGSESLRGWVKKASAAQDTGSVPAATSRPSSRPTSPADPVSPRKPFSTSTVAPTG
- a CDS encoding type II toxin-antitoxin system VapB family antitoxin; the encoded protein is MSRTVIDLDDEALEEAAKELGTTTKRDTINTALREVTARYRRLRALEDARQLVTDGALDIDVLLDKNQYRP
- a CDS encoding PIN domain nuclease — encoded protein: MTVADYLIDTSALARVLLRQTTTEWDDRIGAGLVAICDITELEVLYSARAAADRARLKAALDAHYVWCPMPDAIYRRSRTVQEQLTTKGEHRSAGPVDLLVAAAAEEAGLTLLHFDRDFETIARTTGQPVRVIDLRQ